From the genome of Spinacia oleracea cultivar Varoflay chromosome 2, BTI_SOV_V1, whole genome shotgun sequence, one region includes:
- the LOC130468052 gene encoding uncharacterized protein: protein MAKNRGKSKFVVGSSSERENVPSGRLPKTSRGRPSERPVERRSTGWDASKDDVVGGSSVSERATSGKKAGSSGVRRSYPEFPVHWTEADPQGKYAPILHETTKIDGPLEKSVSGDWLVEAKLGHYHRRAEELYGIQHALGYWCELPDQERPRVTHPPRGFISVYTHHLENGLRFPLDPFVSELLVSYNISLAQLTPKSMRHIIGFRWVCDFINFPCSVAVFRDLHDLSFNHASKGDGYGWWTIINKRSRRKGEPNYITAYPYLSSDHNWKTEWLFVRVTTDPKHPHFYRPLKWFVTPDPDMRSVAAPDRNHHHYVDLLQWFLAREDNYKLPSNWLPNLNYILREDILAVAGLSRIFDRGRCLSAGTVL, encoded by the coding sequence atggcaaagaataggggcaagagcaagttcgtcgttggctcctctagtgagagggagaacgtgccttcgggaaggttaccgaaaacttcaaggggtcggccttcggagaggccagtggagaggcgttcgactggttgggatgcttcgaaagatgatgttgttggcgggtctagcgtgtctgaacgcgcaacttctggtaagaaagctggctcttcgggtgtgcgccgctcctaccctgagtttccagttcattggactgaagctgatccgcagggcaagtatgccccgattctgcatgagaccactaagatcgatggtcccttggaaaaatcggtcagtggtgactggttggtggaggcgaagctggggcattaccatcggagggccgaagagttatacggaatccagcacgccttggggtactggtgcgagcttcccgaccaggagcgtcctcgggtgactcatccgccgagggggttcatctctgtgtatactcatcatttggagaacggtctccgctttcctttggatcccttcgtatccgagctcctggtgtcgtacaacatcagtttggcccagcttacccccaaatctatgaggcacatcatcggatttagatgggtgtgcgattttattaactttccatgctctgttgccgtgtttcgggatctgcacgatctatctttcaaccacgcttccaagggggatgggtatggttggtggaccattatcaacaaaagatcccgaagaaagggggagccgaactatattacggcctacccttacctcagctctgatcataactggaagacggagtggttgttcgttcgtgtgacgacagatccgaagcatccacatttttaccgccctctgaagtggtttgtgactcctgatcctgatatgcgaagcgtggctgctccggatcggaaccatcaccactacgtggatctcctccagtggtttttggctcgggaggacaactacaaattgccgtccaactggctcccgaacctcaactatatcttgcgggaggacattcttgctgttgccggtctcagcaggatttttgacaggggtaggtgtctttcggctgggaccgtgctttag
- the LOC130467679 gene encoding uncharacterized protein has product MVWNSQGAGSREFLSALREIIRVNKPMIFALVETHMGGARAERIATVLSYGGHTRVDAQGFSGGIWVFWKPELITVNPIEQHNQYITMEITRIGEVPWYFTTVYASPDPSKRQDLIWRELENFAARNNKPWMLAGDFNETRFDWERSSSCSETSRRSNHFNQWVEHNQLLEIEFSCPSHTWARGNSAETRTSARLDRALCSTEWGLVFDKARVKHCCS; this is encoded by the coding sequence ATGGTGTGGAACTCTCAAGGGGCGGGAAGCCGAGAATTTCTATCTGCTCTGAGAGAAATCATTCGAGTAAACAAACCTATGATCTTTGCCCTGGTCGAAACCCACATGGGTGGTGCTAGAGCGGAGAGAATTGCAACAGTGCTGAGTTATGGTGGCCATACAAGAGTTGATGCACAAGGGTTTAGTGGAGGAATATGGGTGTTCTGGAAACCTGAACTCATCACAGTAAACCCCATAGAACAACATAATCAGTACATAACCATGGAGATCACAAGAATTGGTGAAGTCCCTTGGTATTTCACAACTGTTTATGCAAGTCCAGACCCCTCAAAACGACAAGATCTAATTTGGCGAGAGCTGGAGAACTTTGCAGCAAGAAATAACAAACCTTGGATGCTTGCAGGTGACTTCAATGAAACAAGGTTTGACTGGGAGCGAAGCTCGAGCTGTTCTGAAACATCCAGACGCAGCAACCACTTCAATCAATGGGTTGAACACAATCAACTACTTGAAATCGAATTCTCTTGCCCTTCCCACACATGGGCAAGAGGGAATTCGGCTGAAACCAGAACCAGTGCTAGGCTTGATCGAGCACTATGCAGTACAGAATGGGGACTGGTTTTTGATAAAGCCAGGGTTAAACactgttgttcctaa
- the LOC130468051 gene encoding uncharacterized protein, giving the protein MPPPKNLLHFMPLPGQKLKSVVVAEPPPVDQPLAEEDTIPSPLKPSAALGIEIQDITKVMEAIEADLVPGSDVPIVAEQKEEAADVSLEREKSPDKEMVDLTEAHAEVPEAEKEVPSAEEEQPEQGLTRKRRHSTLGSTSTSALDRLIHADPCSDVPLKRIPEEVREAMARYARAPVLGENPMAHVGSLVGPEAARENLLRANPQWRVPGAEERNPAMMAQYYLNEAVFWSSFASECSSVEERQLRRYQEAYARDIPVLDQKAGQLMAEMVDLKQLYLQYSREAREAAEQIGAEVGRLTFQVEEDAEKIASFDRERREMAAKFASELEEKDSLLKEMTSKFEAAIKQSQEAEARLQQFIKHREIVQNQADKVPVLQLKIREKDAAIRKLEQERVDLYTADQCREQYWNGILGARRMFAKHMPHFPWNEKVPLWMRAQDHLVECQADRDEAEAERQAALAEARAQKAASEGDTTAGGSSKDAPLGDAPETPKS; this is encoded by the exons atgcctcctcccaaaaatctccttcacttcatgcccttgcccgggcagaagttgaagagtgtggtggttgcggaaccgccTCCTGTGGACCAACCGctggctgaggaagataccatcccttctccgctgaagccgtctgctgctttagggatcgagatccaggatataaccaaggtgatggaggcaattgaagccgaccttgttcctggctcggatgtccctattgtggccgagcagaaggaagaagctgctgacgtttctctcgaaagggagaaaagtccggataaggagatggtggatctcaccgaagctcacgcagaggttcccgaagctgagaaggaggtcccttctgctgaggaggagcaacccgagcagggtctgacgaggaagaggcgtcATTCGACCTTGGGCTCcacttcgacctcggccctggatagactgatccacgctgacccttgctcggatgttccgctgaaacggatccccgaggaggtaagggaggcgatggctcgctatgccagagctccggttttgggggagaaccccatggctcacgtgggatctttggtgggtcccgaagctgcacgggagaatcttcttcgggccaacccgcagtggagggttcctggagctgaggagaggaacccagctatgatggcccaatattatctgaatgag gctgttttctggtcctcgttcgcttccgagtgtagctcggttgaggaaaGGCAGCTGAGGAggtatcaggaggcttatgctcgtgatatccctgtcttggaccagaaggctgggcagctcatggccgagatggtggacctcaagcaactgtaccttcagtacagtcgtgaggctagggaAGCGGCGGAacagatcggggccgaagttgggaGGCTCACTTTCCAagttgaagaggatgctgaaaagatagcttccttcgacagggagaggagagaaatggctgccaagtttgcgagcgaacttgaagaaaaagacagtcttctcaaggagatgacgtctaaatttgaggcggccattaagcagagccaggaagcggaggcgaggcttcagcagtttATCAAGCACCGGGAGATTGTTCAgaatcaagctgacaaggtgcccgttctccagctgaagatccgagagaaagatgctgccattcggaagttggagcaagagagagttgacctctacactgctgatcagtgtagagagcaatactggaatggcatcctgggtgctcggcggatgttcgcgaagcatatgcctcatttcccttggaatgagaaggttccgctctggatgagggcccaggatcacttggtggagtgccaggccgatcgagacgaagctgaagctgaacgccaagctgctcttgcagaggctcgggcccagaaggcggcttccgaaggtgatactactgctgggggttcttcgaaggatgctcctctgggggatgctcctgagactcccaagagctag